GGCACGTCTAAATCTTTAATAATTTTCACAACGCCTGATGATTTGGTAGACTGACCATAACTAGAAACCGCCATAAAATCAATTTCCAGAGGGATGTCTATTTTTTTAACTAAGTCTGACATAAAAATAAAAGCACCTTTTAAAACACAGATCACTAATGGGTTTTTCCCTTTAAAATCTCTAGTAATCAATTGACCTAGCTCATTAATTTTTTCTTGAATTTGCTCTTCGCTGTATAATGTCTGTTTTATATCGTTATGCAAAAAACTGACCTCCTAAATTAAAGTATGGAATTTTTGTATTGAATATGTAAAATACGTGAAGTCTTTTCTTCCATTTCTGCATGGCTGGAAACACGAATACCAGGAATCCATAGCACTTGCTGCTTAGCATCAACCAATAATGGAATTTTCTCTCTCATGGAAGGTGGAATTTTTTCATCAATGAAAATATCTTTTACTTTTTTAGTTCCATTTAACCCTTTTAATTTGATTCGATCTCCTGGTTTCCGATTTCGAATAGATAAAGGGAAAATAAGTTGATTCATATCAAAAATCACTTCCGTATTTGATTGGCCTTTTATGAGAGAATCTAAGTCGCTTTTTGAAGCTGATTCAGCTGCAAACTCAAATAATAGGTTTGCTTCAAACACTTCAAGTTGAGTTGTATTCTCCTCAACCTTATAACTGAATGATAAATTTTCTTGTATTTTCTTTTGATTTGAAAACTCAACTTGATCATATTCTCTAATAAAAAAAATCTGTTCACTAATATCGAGATGCATTGTGGATGTACGATTTTGTTCTATTGCGACGCGGCAAATTTCTATCGTTTTGTATTCAAATGAATAGTGCCCAGAACAAAGATAACTTAATATTAGTTTAATCAGTCTTCTTTGTAAAGCAATGTGTAGGGAAATAAAAGTCTTTCTAGAAAAATAAAAACCGTAGTTATTTTTCTTTATGATTTTCTTAAAGTATTTATCCGTCTCCTGCTCCAAATAACTTTGTTCTTCAGTCATCATATCAGACAGACGATTTAAGGATTGTTCCAACTTATGATTATATTTCTTTAAGTATGGGATTACATCTAATCTAATTTCATTTCTGAAATACTTTTTCTGTAGATTGCTACTATCTTGAGTATATTTTAATTGGTTTTGATGACAATATGAAAGGATTTCTGATTTGTATATACGTAACAAAGGACGAATAAATTGCATTCTATTTTCCATCCTTCTCATAGAAATGCCAGTTAATCCTTCTGGTCCTGTACCACGTATCAATCTCATCAATATTGTCTCTGCTTGATCATCAGCATGATGTGCTAAAGTTATTTTACTTGAACTGTATTGTTCTGCAATTTGATATAAAAATTCATATCTCTTTTCCCTAGCCGCAACTTGTGCATTTTTTCCTGTTTGTTCAATATAAGCAGGAACATCTATTTTTCCAATTTCACAAGGAACTTGTAACTCATTACACCACTGTTGAACTAAGGTTTCTTCTTGATCTGCCTCAATCCCTCGAAACTGATGATTGATATGCACTGCGATTAACTTAAAATTCCAATTCGATGAAAGAGTATGTAAAATATGAAGCAAAGCCATTGAATCAGGACCACCCGATAAAGCAACGATGATCCTTTCACCAACTTCAAACAAATGGTTTTCTTTAATGAGATTCTCAACGTTTTGAACTAACTCCATATGTTCGCTCCTCTTCACTGATGTTATGGCGTGTCGTTGACTTTCACTATTGTTTAATCATGTACTAGTAAATAAAACTAAAATAAACAGTCACAACTAACACAAAAATGGAAGAAGCCAATGCAGGTTTTAACCATGGTAATTCAATTGAGTATGAATTTTCAAAACCATCACCATACATTAGTTTTTTCCATTCTTCAAGAGCACGTCTTGTTGATGAAAATTTTCCGTTTATCGCTTTTTCAAAAAAGGGGATCATATGTTTACAATAAGGATTCATTTTAGCTCTTCTTAATAAATAAGCACCGTTTTTTTCCTTCGAAACTATATTTGAATTGGAAATGGCTCCGGTCAAAATCAAACATAAAATAGCAAAGGAAAAAATATCATAAGCTTCGTCTGCTTTTCTTGTCCCAGCTAACCAGTGCCCTCGATCATATATTTCTGTAAATTGCTTTATGGAGTGTCCTTTTGGTGTCACTCCCCCATAATCTATCAATGTCACTTTACCAAACTCAGAAACAATTACATTTTCAACTTTTAAATCACCAAATATGAAATCCATTTGATGTAATACTTGTAATTGATTTAAAATATTCAACCCTACTAAGTGAATCCACTGATGTCCATTTGAATTTAAAAATAATTTTGCATTCAACCCTTCAATATATTTCATAACATAATAAGGGTAAACCTCACCATTCAACTCAAAATCATCAGAATCTATAAAGATTTCCTTTTCTGGTTCAAGCTTTTTATTTATTTTTTTTAATACATTAATTTCAGACTGAAGACTTATGTCGTCCAAACCAATCTTGATGGCAGATACTTTCTGATCATGGTTTACTAAATAGACTTTACCACTTGTACCTTCTCCAAGCAAACATTCTATACAATAAATTTTTTTATTCCACTTTCCTTGGAGTTTAAATCCCCGATGTAAAACAAGACTATTTGTTGATTTATACGATGTAATCACTTAACATCGCACCCTTTTTATGTACATCTTTAGTTTCATTCAACATTTTCACTTCATCTTCTGAATGTTTGTCGATCATATATTTAATAACTTTTAATAGAGCAGGACCTGTGGGCGTTGCACCCCTCATATTTATTTTATAAAATAAACGTTTCATTATTGCAAATTCAGTGGACCAATCCAAATCCATCTCCGCAGGTTCATTTTTATTTTTTGACCCAGGAAAATGGAACAAAGAAACCTCACTTCTACCTTTTCTAGCTTGTAAACTTAACATTAAATCATGAACTGCATCTTCAACTGCATTAATTTTAGGTTTCATACTGGCACTAGCATCTATAAGTAATACTACCCGTAAAGACATATTTTCTTCCAAATCTTCTATTACATCTACTACCTTTTCACGTTGATCAGGATGCAAGTTTTCTAATGAGGTTGTTGATCCTATGATATGCTGCAATTCTTCATTCACAACTTGCTGTATCGTATGTACGACCGTTTTACGAGTCATCATTTGAACGGTTTGAGATAATTGTTTGGAATTAACAATTTTACTTAATCCACCTCCGGATTTAGCCATATCTTCAATTTCTCTCGTACCGCGCAGTCCAAAATCTCCCTCGTCTACAACCCCTATTACATTAACAACGATATTTTCCTCACGAGCTTGAGCTGCTGCCGTCACTGGATCTAACCCTACATTTGAACACCCATCTGTTATGACAATAATTTGTTGTACCATAATATCAAAACCTCCAAACTAATAGATTAATAGAAACAAAAATATTATTTTCTATTATTCCCATTTATTGAAGGATTAAAACCTTTTTTAATAACAACCAGAAACAATTATCCAATTATCCTACTGTTTTTGAAGGTCTCTCAATTTGTGTTTGACCCGTCCAACGAAATGTAGACCATTCAGGTACATGCTGATCAAGTCTAGCTACAACTACGGTCATATCATCAAGTATCTCTCCATGATTTTGGCGAACAATCGCCTCGAATAAACAATCCGCTATATCTTGGGGATCGTCCGTCTGCATGTTTTGTATATTTCGTTTCATCCAAAGCTCTTTATTGTTAGCTAATCCAGGCGCATCGTAAATTCCATCACTCATCATAATGATAATATCATTGGGTTGCATTTGCATTTCTATTATATCAACATCAATTTCATGTAAAATACCTACAGGTAAGTTATTTTCAGATATCGTTATCACTTCATCTCCTCGTTTAATGAAACTAGGAGTAGATCCAATTTTTAAAAATGTGGTTTTTGCAGTATATAAATCAATTAATGCCAAATCAATGGTTGCAAACATTTCATCAGAGGATCTTAAAAACAGTACAGAATTCACTGATTTAATTGCAATCTTTTCATCCATACCTGACTGAAGCAATTGTTCAAGAATACTTAGAGCGGTTCTACTTTCTTTATGTGCGCGTATTCCATTCCCCATTCCATCACTTATGGAAACGGCAAACTTCCCAATCCCCAACTCAGAAATGCTGTAATTATCACCTGAGAGCAATTCCCCTCCTTTTGCAACTTCTGTTGCACCTGTAATCACTTCATATTGTTTAGCAGATGCAAAGGTAACTACATGATAACCTTCCTTCACTAACTCCTCTTTTAACACAGCTATATTTTCTCCCAATATATTTGATAAAAGAGGGGCTATGATTTTACGGCTTTCGTCAAAACCGTTTGTATATTGATGTACCATTTCAATATCCACATTACCTTGATCCAAGCTTATGATATCCACACTATAGATGGATAGTCCTAACTCCTCTAAGGCTTGGCGGATTTGTTCCTCTTGCAAGTTTAATTCTTGACCCTCTCTTTTAATTTCATCAGCCAAATCCTCCATCACTTGTGAGACACCTATAAGTTGGTCTGCAACAATCTGTCGACTATCTTGAATCTGTTGCTTCCATCGTACATCTTGTTTTAACATATCATAATGGTTTTTCATGACTTCTAACATTTGTTCTGTTTTTATGCAGCTATTTTTCCATTCTATAGGGA
The window above is part of the Chengkuizengella sp. SCS-71B genome. Proteins encoded here:
- the tilS gene encoding tRNA lysidine(34) synthetase TilS, which produces MELVQNVENLIKENHLFEVGERIIVALSGGPDSMALLHILHTLSSNWNFKLIAVHINHQFRGIEADQEETLVQQWCNELQVPCEIGKIDVPAYIEQTGKNAQVAAREKRYEFLYQIAEQYSSSKITLAHHADDQAETILMRLIRGTGPEGLTGISMRRMENRMQFIRPLLRIYKSEILSYCHQNQLKYTQDSSNLQKKYFRNEIRLDVIPYLKKYNHKLEQSLNRLSDMMTEEQSYLEQETDKYFKKIIKKNNYGFYFSRKTFISLHIALQRRLIKLILSYLCSGHYSFEYKTIEICRVAIEQNRTSTMHLDISEQIFFIREYDQVEFSNQKKIQENLSFSYKVEENTTQLEVFEANLLFEFAAESASKSDLDSLIKGQSNTEVIFDMNQLIFPLSIRNRKPGDRIKLKGLNGTKKVKDIFIDEKIPPSMREKIPLLVDAKQQVLWIPGIRVSSHAEMEEKTSRILHIQYKNSIL
- a CDS encoding protein kinase domain-containing protein, with the translated sequence MITSYKSTNSLVLHRGFKLQGKWNKKIYCIECLLGEGTSGKVYLVNHDQKVSAIKIGLDDISLQSEINVLKKINKKLEPEKEIFIDSDDFELNGEVYPYYVMKYIEGLNAKLFLNSNGHQWIHLVGLNILNQLQVLHQMDFIFGDLKVENVIVSEFGKVTLIDYGGVTPKGHSIKQFTEIYDRGHWLAGTRKADEAYDIFSFAILCLILTGAISNSNIVSKEKNGAYLLRRAKMNPYCKHMIPFFEKAINGKFSSTRRALEEWKKLMYGDGFENSYSIELPWLKPALASSIFVLVVTVYFSFIY
- a CDS encoding vWA domain-containing protein produces the protein MVQQIIVITDGCSNVGLDPVTAAAQAREENIVVNVIGVVDEGDFGLRGTREIEDMAKSGGGLSKIVNSKQLSQTVQMMTRKTVVHTIQQVVNEELQHIIGSTTSLENLHPDQREKVVDVIEDLEENMSLRVVLLIDASASMKPKINAVEDAVHDLMLSLQARKGRSEVSLFHFPGSKNKNEPAEMDLDWSTEFAIMKRLFYKINMRGATPTGPALLKVIKYMIDKHSEDEVKMLNETKDVHKKGAMLSDYIV